In Cardinium endosymbiont of Dermatophagoides farinae, the sequence GTCATCGCCGCTGCGAGGAAAGCAAGGTGTCATCACTTTATTATGGGTCTATCGGAGGGATACAATACCCTAGTGGGCGAAAGGGGTTCAAAGCTTTCAGGCGGGCAGCGCCAACGTATTGCTATTGCACGTGCTATATTAAAAGATGCGCCTATTTTAATACTGGATGAAGCTACTTCTGCATTAGATGCCGTTACCGAAACGGAAATTCAAGAGAGCCTTTCTATGATTATGGCTGGTAAGACAACCATTGTCATTGCCCATAGGTTAACGGTTTTGGCTGCAATGGATCGAGTGTTGGTCTTTAATAATGGTACAATAGTGGCAAGTGGATCCCATGAGACCCTTTTAAAGATTAGTCCCCTGTATGCAAATATGTGTAAATTACAGCTTGACGGCATGCATTCGCTCACCTAAACCCTATGCGTTATCAACCTATTGATCCGAATCTATTTATACAAAATAGAAAAAAACTAGTAGCGCATCTGCGTCCCAATAGCTTGGTGGTGTTACAGGCCAATGACCTAATGCCTAAAAACGCAGATGGCACCATGCCATTTGTGCAAAACAGTGATCTTTTTTACCTTTCTGGTATAGATCAAGAAGAAACTATTTTGTTGCTCTACCCAGATGCGCCAAGGGAAGAATGGAAAGAAATTCTATTTATAAAAGAGACAAACGCACACCTGGTCATTTGGGAAGGCCATAAATACACGAAAGAAGTAGCAAGTAGCATAAGTGGGATTGCTACAGTGCACTGGACCCATCAATTTAATCAAATCTTTCATACGTTAATGGGCTTGGTCCATCAAATATATCTGGGCACGAATAAGCATCCAAGGGCCCATTCTCCTATAGCCACCAGGGAGCGCCGTTTTATCAGCTGGTGCCAGGACCACTATCCCCTACATCAATATGCACGGGTTGCACCTATTATGCAGCAACTACGTGGCATAAAAGATGAAATAGAAATTGCGTTTATACAAGAGGCCTGTAATATTACAGAAGCTGGCTTTCGATCTGTTATACCAATGGTGCGTCCTGGTTTAATGGAGTATGAAATAGAAGCATTGTTTTCCTATGCCTTTCTTCGAAGGGGTTCAAAAGGCTTTGCCTATGCGCCTATTGTGGCCAGCGGTGCCAATAGCTGTGTGCTTCACTACATCCATAATGATAAACCCTGCCCAGCAGGTGAGTTGCTGCTCGTAGATGTAGGTGCAGAATATGCTAATTACTCAGCTGATGTAACACGCGTTATACCTATTGATGGGAAGTTTACAACCAGACAACGGAAAGTATACAATGCCGTACTACGCATATTAAAAGCTGCACAGGCACTATTGCGCCCAGGCTTATCTTTTGCATCTTACCATAAAGCAGTTGGTGAATGGGTAGAAGCAGAACTGGTAGCCCTGAACCTTATAGATGCTACAGCTATTAAAAACCAATCCAAAGAGGTCCCAGCCTATAGAAAATATTTTATGCATGGCATTTCGCATCATCTGGGCCTTAGCACCCATGACCTAGGCGATACCCATGGTCTTATCTTACCCAATATGGTACTAACCATAGAGCCTGGCATTTATATTAAAGAGGAAAAGATCGGTATACGGCTAGAAAATAATGTGGTGGTAAGAACAGATGGTGTGCAAAACCTAACAGAAAACATTCCTATAGAAGCAGAAGCAATTGAAGCATTAATGGCTAAAGGTTAGGCCACTTATACAACTTCAAGAAAAAGTCGTAAAATTATGAGAGAAGGCTTCTGCTTTAACTAAAGCTGACCAGACAAGCTATCGCAGTTGAGCAAGATCGACTGGATTGGAAGCCTATGCTGGCATACGAAATCATCAAAAAAATGGAAAAAGAGATGGAAAAAGATAAAGTCATCCGTAAGATAGATGCACTGCCTATTGGTTACTCAGATGTTAAATCCGTCATTGAAACAGGCTACTATGTAGACAAAACAAAATATGCACAGGAGTTGATTGAAAAGAGAAATCCTATTTTTATAGCTCGACCTAGAAGATTTGGAAAATCTCTATTTATTGATACGTTAGATACTATATGCAGCGGAGAACAAGAAGTTTTTAAAGATTACCATATAGGTAGGCCAGAAAATGGGTATACATGGAAGAAATATCCTATAATCAACATAGATTTTTCAGGTCTGAACCACAATCCGAACTGTTTGGAAAACAGCTTAAAAAGTAAGTTAGATAAAATTGCTTGTTTATATGGTTTAACCATACAGGTCCCAGATATACAAGATGGGCTAGAAAACTTAATAGAAGCACTTTCAAAACTCAGCAATGGTTATGAATCCAATATAGTAGTGCTTATAGATGAGTATGATGCGCCAGTTGTCAATTTGCAGAAAGGATCAGATTTGGAACAGGCCAATATCAAGGTCATGAAAGATTTCTTTATGACTTTAAAATCACTCAATAAACGTTTTCAATTTACCTTTATCACTGGCGTAAGCAAATTCAGTTTATCTGATGTATTTTCAGGGGCCAATCATTTAAGCGATCTTACGATTGATAAAAGTGCAGCCGCTATGTTTGGTTATACCGAACAAGAGTTATTAGAAGTATTCTCCGATCGTATAGCCATGGTTGCTGCTACTTGGAGTGAAGAGCTGGGCGGGCCAGTGACCCAAGAGAAAGTCATGCAAGAGATTGCTAGCCATTATAATGGTTATAAGTTTTATGAGAAAGGTCCTTCGGTTTACAACCCTTGGTCTACCCTTCATTTTTTTAAAGAGGGGAAGCGAGAAGACTACTGGTATGAATCGGGAAGCTCTACGTTGATAATCAGTCAAATGTTATCAGATCCTGATAGATTTAACCTAGATGAACTACCCATTGATGCCTATAGACATCAGTTAATGTATACCGGTAGTAGGAGCGAAATCAGTTTAAAAGCATTGATGTTTCAAACCGGATATCTAACCATAGCACATTATGAACCATCTACAGGTATTTATAAACTCAAGTTTCCTAATCAAGAAGTAGCAAAGGCTTTTGCGCAAACAATTCAAGATACCTTAGAGCGACGCGTAAAAGATTACTTTATACAAGAGCGGGATAAAATTAGACATGCATTAGCTGATAAAAAAATTGATACCTTTATAGAACATATCAACATAGCTTTTGCGGCGCTTCCTTACTATATTAGACCTCTTTCGAAAGCGATTTGTGATCAGCAATTTTTAGGAGAAGCGTGGTCGAGCACCGCAGAATACTCAGCTGTATTTGAGGAGTGTAGACAAGCTTCGACACCAAAATTGCCATCAGAAATCGAGTTTCGAAAGAGGTCTGACACGAAGCAAGAAAAACAGTACTATAGTAATTTACATATGCTACTGCAAGGATTGGGATTTTTAGGTGGGAGAAAAATGCATATGCATAGTGAGTCAGCATCTAGTCAAGGCAGATCCGATATTGTGCTAGAACTAGAAACGGCCATTTTTATTATAGAAATAAAGTATAAATCCAGCGGAAAAATAGCCTTAGAACAAATCAAAGCAAACGGGTATTATAAACCTTATTTACTCAGACAAAAAGCCATTATACTACTAGGCATTAACTTCAATGAGGAAACCAGAATGATCGATAACTGGGACTATGAAATACATGAAGATCATATCAAAAAATAAAATCACCCGCTTGATCAACCAGATGGAATCTGTAGAAGGTCTTGTTTACCCGCTGCTATTTCCAATACCTTTTTTGTGGTCTCTTTTATTTTAAAGCGTTCGTCTATGCGATGGCCTACTACCCATATAATCTGATCCTTACTGGTGACTACCAGTACTTTATTTTTTATGGCCATTGGTATTTTAAGGTCAATCAATAGATCACTGATTTTTTTACGTCCTTTTATGCCAAGGGGGTGGAAAAAATCTCCAGCTTGCCACGGACGTATCATCAGTGGAAATTGTAGCCGATCATAATCGAATGCGCCGACCATTGCTGTTTTTTTAATGATATAGTTGGCGCTGGCATAGATGTGAAGGTGTAGTCTATAATCTCCATATGACTCTGTTGTAGAGGTAATGGCTGCTTGTTGCAGCAATGGTCGTTTTTTAGGGATGATCAACCACGCTTTTCTATCTACATATAGCGTATAGTCTGTTGAATGAATTGTTTTTCCGCTGATTCTATCGCCTTTTATAAGCTTTTTAATAGCTTGAAAGGTAAAGCCATAAGGACGCAATAGCTCAAATGCAACTGTAGCTGCCCATGGCTGATCGATGATTGGGTCAATGGCTAGGTAATGGATACCATCTTTAAAAGTGATGCGCTCTTTTTTAAGCTCAGCCAGATGGCCGTCAAAGAAGGTGCCTATATCTTTTAGTTTTGTAGCGGTTTCTTGCGTGGTGGCCTCAAAGTTTGGATTGATTTGGTGTAAGAGCGGGATGACTTTGTTTCGGATAAAGTTTCTTTGATAGTGGTTGGATCTATTGGAGCTATCCTCTTGCCAGTGCAACTTTTCTTGTTGTGCATAAGCTATTATTTCCTTTTTTCTGGCAAAGAGCAAGGGACGTATGATCTGGCCATCTATACCTCTCGGAAGCGGGCTAATTGGCTCTATGCCATAGAGCCCCTTAATGCCTGTTCCTTTAATAAAGTTAAATAGTATCGTTTCAATCGCATCATCCCAGTGGTGTGCGGTAGCCACTTGATGCCATCCATGTTGCTGCAGCAGTTTGTCAAAAAATTCGTAGCGTAAGCTTCTGGCAGCCATTTGTATCGAAACTTTATAGTGGCATGTAAAAGTAGTGGTGTCAAAGCAGGTACTATAAAAAGGCACTTGGTAGGATTCCGCTAAGCCTTTTACCAATTCCGTTGCAGCCTCTGCTTCTGCGCCACGTAACTTGAAGTTACAATGGGCAATTGCAAAAGGCAGGCCAGCCTGTTTGAATAAATGCATGAGTACCACAGAATCCACGCCACCACTTACTGCTAAAAGAGTCGTTTGACCTGTGATGAGCTGCTTACGCGCTAGAAAGGCTAAAAAAGATGTTAACATGTAGGCATTTTTATCTTAGACATTCTGCAAAAGCTATTTGTGATCAGCAGTTTTTAGGAGAAGCGCAGTCGAGCACCGCAGAATACTAAATGCATTTGAGGAGCATAGACAAGCTTCGACACCAAAATTGCCATTAGAAATAGGTTTTGCAGAAGGTCTCTTGTTGTAGGCTGGTATGACCATATGACCAAAAGGATAGATATAAGCTTTTTACAGGGGCATTTTTCTACTATAGTCATAATGTTAAACGCATACAGCTAAGTTGCTAAATTATATGTAAATTTATTGAAAAGTTAAAGAAAAATCATTTTATGCTATTTTTTTAGCAAGAAAAGATTAGCATAAAAATACCTTTTTTTCCACTAACCTGAACAAATACTATCCAGGGTAGTTATTAGATTATTTTTAATTCGAAGCATATGGCAGAGTTCATTAGGATGCCTAAGATGAGTGATACCATGCAGAATGGTATCATAAGCCGTTGGGTAAAGCAAGTAGGGGATAAGGTGGTAGCCGGGATATCCTTGCTGAAGTAGAGACAGATAAAGCTACCATGGAGCTAGAAGCCTATGAAGATGGTACGTTGTTGTATATAGGTGTACCCGAGCAATCAGCGGCACGGGTTAATGACATTATTGCCATTATAGGGGAGGCAGAAGAAGACATCAATGCGTTGCTTGCGGCTACTGCTTCTATAGATGGCGCTACGCATACGGATGTAGCGTTGCCTTCTAATCCATCTGCTCCAGTTGATCCAGTTGTAGCTGCCAAAGTAGTAGCACCTACCTCCTCTACCGAACCTTTACCTTCAGATCGCTTTTGTGCTTCACCTTTAGCCAAAAAAATAGCAAAAGAAAAGGGGTATGACATCACACAGGTGCAAGGCTCTGGTCCGGCTGGACGGGTGGTTAAGAAAGATGTTATCCATTTTGTTCCTGATGGCGTGCACCAAGCTTATATCGGTGCAGACTCCACTGAACCATCCTATCAAGACCTTCCGATTACCCCTATGCGTCAGACCATAGCAAAGGTGCTGACAGAGAGTAAAATGAATATTCCCCATTTTTACTTAACGGTTGCCATCAATATGGACAAAATCGTTGCGCTGCGTGCAGCGTTGAACCTCCACGCGGCAACAAAGATTTCTATGAATGATTTGATTATTAAGGCTACGGCCTTAGCGCTTGCGCAGCATCCAAAGGTAAATGTTGCCTGGTTAGCCGATAAGATTAGAAGCTACCAGGATGTCCATATAGGTGTAGCTATAGCCGTTGAAGAGGGTTTAATCGTTCCTGTTGTTCGTTTTGCAGACCGAAAACCGCTCGTAGCAATTAGTAAAGAAGTAAAAATCTTCTCTGAACGGGGCAAAAAACTTACACCTAAAGATACTACAGGTGCTACTTTTACCATTTCAAATTTAGGCATGTTGGGTATCGCATCCTTTGCAGCTATTATTAACCCACCAGCGGCTTGTATTTTAGCAGTTGGTGCGGTGCAGCAGATACCTATTGTGCAAGACAATCAGATTGTTCCTGCGCATATGCTAGAGGTTACCCTCTCTTGTGACCACCGTGCTGTCGATGGTGCCGTAGGGCATTGTTTTTAGCTACCTTAAAAGGATTCTTGGAAGAACCATTGCGTCTATTCTTATAAACTGCTAATCCGTACAAATCATTATGACCCAAGTTAAGTCGACCACTGTTTTAGCCATTATTCATAATGGAGCCGTAGTCATTGGTGCAGACGGCCAGGCTACATTTGGCCATACCGTTTCCAAGCATAACGTTAAAAAGGTAAGAAAGCTTTTTGGAGGCAAGATTTTAGCCGGATTTGCCGGTTCTACAGCCGATGCTTTTACCTTATTGGAACGCTTTGAAGAAAAGCTCCAAAGCTATCATGGCAATATGAAGCGAGCCGCCATTGAGCTGGCCAAGGATTGGCGTACAGATCGTATGCTGAGGCGATTGGAAGCGATGTTGATAGTAGCCAATCAAGACACCTTATTAATGGTGACCGGTACAGGTGATGTATTGGAACCAGATTATCCCTTAGCAGCGATTGGATCAGGCAGCATGTATGCCCAATCTGCTGCTATGGCTTTGATGAAACATGCCCCTCATTTAACCGCTATGGAAATGGTTCGCGCCAGTTTGACCATAACAGCCGATATTTGTATTTATACCAATCACAATTTTGTCTTTGAAACATTGCAAGATGAAGAAGAAAGAACAAAATGACCCTTTATATGGCCACGCTACCTCCAGAAGAAGATATCCATTCAGCTCCCACCCACAGATGTGGGTTATACCTAAGCAAGAAACTGTATTTGAGTGTGGTTTCTTAGAAGCCCTATGGCACTACTACTTTGAAAACAAGGAAAAACGCGCCTTTGGAAAAAGTTACGATCAGAAAGTGTAGCTTACAGATGAATAGAAAAACAGTTAGGTGGACTTGCAGGGTTGATTCTGTTTTTCCAGCTGTAAGTTGTGCTTTCAGCAACTTTTTCCATCAGCGCTTGATTTTTTGCTTACTTTTTGATCAAGCAAAAAATAAGATAAAGAATTCCATTTAGCAATCGAGTTTTGAATGAAGTCTATTATATCGCATTATTTTCCTGAGCTCTCACCGGCTCAAATTGAACTTTTTAATCGTTTAGGTGCCATTTATG encodes:
- a CDS encoding aminopeptidase P family protein gives rise to the protein MRYQPIDPNLFIQNRKKLVAHLRPNSLVVLQANDLMPKNADGTMPFVQNSDLFYLSGIDQEETILLLYPDAPREEWKEILFIKETNAHLVIWEGHKYTKEVASSISGIATVHWTHQFNQIFHTLMGLVHQIYLGTNKHPRAHSPIATRERRFISWCQDHYPLHQYARVAPIMQQLRGIKDEIEIAFIQEACNITEAGFRSVIPMVRPGLMEYEIEALFSYAFLRRGSKGFAYAPIVASGANSCVLHYIHNDKPCPAGELLLVDVGAEYANYSADVTRVIPIDGKFTTRQRKVYNAVLRILKAAQALLRPGLSFASYHKAVGEWVEAELVALNLIDATAIKNQSKEVPAYRKYFMHGISHHLGLSTHDLGDTHGLILPNMVLTIEPGIYIKEEKIGIRLENNVVVRTDGVQNLTENIPIEAEAIEALMAKG
- a CDS encoding AAA family ATPase; amino-acid sequence: MEKDKVIRKIDALPIGYSDVKSVIETGYYVDKTKYAQELIEKRNPIFIARPRRFGKSLFIDTLDTICSGEQEVFKDYHIGRPENGYTWKKYPIINIDFSGLNHNPNCLENSLKSKLDKIACLYGLTIQVPDIQDGLENLIEALSKLSNGYESNIVVLIDEYDAPVVNLQKGSDLEQANIKVMKDFFMTLKSLNKRFQFTFITGVSKFSLSDVFSGANHLSDLTIDKSAAAMFGYTEQELLEVFSDRIAMVAATWSEELGGPVTQEKVMQEIASHYNGYKFYEKGPSVYNPWSTLHFFKEGKREDYWYESGSSTLIISQMLSDPDRFNLDELPIDAYRHQLMYTGSRSEISLKALMFQTGYLTIAHYEPSTGIYKLKFPNQEVAKAFAQTIQDTLERRVKDYFIQERDKIRHALADKKIDTFIEHINIAFAALPYYIRPLSKAICDQQFLGEAWSSTAEYSAVFEECRQASTPKLPSEIEFRKRSDTKQEKQYYSNLHMLLQGLGFLGGRKMHMHSESASSQGRSDIVLELETAIFIIEIKYKSSGKIALEQIKANGYYKPYLLRQKAIILLGINFNEETRMIDNWDYEIHEDHIKK
- the tilS gene encoding tRNA lysidine(34) synthetase TilS yields the protein MLTSFLAFLARKQLITGQTTLLAVSGGVDSVVLMHLFKQAGLPFAIAHCNFKLRGAEAEAATELVKGLAESYQVPFYSTCFDTTTFTCHYKVSIQMAARSLRYEFFDKLLQQHGWHQVATAHHWDDAIETILFNFIKGTGIKGLYGIEPISPLPRGIDGQIIRPLLFARKKEIIAYAQQEKLHWQEDSSNRSNHYQRNFIRNKVIPLLHQINPNFEATTQETATKLKDIGTFFDGHLAELKKERITFKDGIHYLAIDPIIDQPWAATVAFELLRPYGFTFQAIKKLIKGDRISGKTIHSTDYTLYVDRKAWLIIPKKRPLLQQAAITSTTESYGDYRLHLHIYASANYIIKKTAMVGAFDYDRLQFPLMIRPWQAGDFFHPLGIKGRKKISDLLIDLKIPMAIKNKVLVVTSKDQIIWVVGHRIDERFKIKETTKKVLEIAAGKQDLLQIPSG
- a CDS encoding biotin/lipoyl-containing protein, giving the protein MAEFIRMPKMSDTMQNGIISRWVKQVGDKVVAGISLLK
- a CDS encoding dihydrolipoamide acetyltransferase family protein, with product MELEAYEDGTLLYIGVPEQSAARVNDIIAIIGEAEEDINALLAATASIDGATHTDVALPSNPSAPVDPVVAAKVVAPTSSTEPLPSDRFCASPLAKKIAKEKGYDITQVQGSGPAGRVVKKDVIHFVPDGVHQAYIGADSTEPSYQDLPITPMRQTIAKVLTESKMNIPHFYLTVAINMDKIVALRAALNLHAATKISMNDLIIKATALALAQHPKVNVAWLADKIRSYQDVHIGVAIAVEEGLIVPVVRFADRKPLVAISKEVKIFSERGKKLTPKDTTGATFTISNLGMLGIASFAAIINPPAACILAVGAVQQIPIVQDNQIVPAHMLEVTLSCDHRAVDGAVGHCF
- the hslV gene encoding ATP-dependent protease subunit HslV, coding for MTQVKSTTVLAIIHNGAVVIGADGQATFGHTVSKHNVKKVRKLFGGKILAGFAGSTADAFTLLERFEEKLQSYHGNMKRAAIELAKDWRTDRMLRRLEAMLIVANQDTLLMVTGTGDVLEPDYPLAAIGSGSMYAQSAAMALMKHAPHLTAMEMVRASLTITADICIYTNHNFVFETLQDEEERTK